Proteins encoded together in one Sander lucioperca isolate FBNREF2018 chromosome 17, SLUC_FBN_1.2, whole genome shotgun sequence window:
- the LOC116043922 gene encoding uncharacterized protein LOC116043922 has translation MVHYLGDVPQGFIKIITKSMGMFLLIALFFILQYLFDMDFRCSCRPSGHLDDVVFMAAPPLILTSIVTLIESIYQMGIFCRCCKYWVNNCCTSFVKFLMKYLFLTAVWTSTVLFDGDWYFCLQTNLNSSQTGIPCRKTLTYEETLIEASYKNDSRAVGFSVLSGILLLWIFIDVIKAWGIRWSMWKRSSVSGYNLCCPPYYRWVYEGLLSEEVSSLLKDELRKIAKERAKKLCAKHLMTIREHETQGQYPDGTSGNIPDENAHGGNPNGSGNPTENEDDHLDDNSSESVTEDSNSHLIPENENNEQDNIFDTWQKISLSSFYMLNEGV, from the exons ATGGTACACTACCTCGGTGACGTTCCTCAAGGATTTATCAAAATCATTACAAAGTCTATGGGAATGTTTCTGCTCATAGCCCTCTTCTTCATACTGCAGTACTTATTCGATATGGATTTCCGTTGCTCATGCAGACCAAGTGGACATCTAGATGATGTAGTGTTCATGGCTGCCCCTCCTTTGATCCTCACCTCGATTGTCACCTTAATTGAGTCCATCTACCAAATGGGGATTTTTTGTCGCTGCTGTAAATATTGGGTCAACAATTGCTGCACCTCTTTTGTGAAGTTTTTGATGAAATATCTTTTTCTGACTGCTGTTTGGACGTCCACGGTTCTGTTTGATGGAGATTGGTACTTCTGCCTGCAAACAAACCTCAATAGCTCTCAGACTGGGATTCCTTGCAGGAAAACTCTGACCTACGAGGAGACACTCATCGAAGCCAGTTATAAGAATGATTCACGT GCCGTTGGTTTCAGTGTACTCTCTGGAATTCTTTTGCTTTGGATCTTCATTGATGTTATAAAAGCCTGGGGTATTAGATGGAGTATGTGGAAAAGGAGCTCTGTGTCTGGATACAACCTGTGCTGCCCTCCCTACTACAGATGGGTTTATGAAGGTCTTCTGTCAGAGGAGGTGAGCAGTCTTTTGAAAGACGAGCTAAGAAAAATAGCAAAAGAAAGAGCAAAAAAACTCTGCGCAAAACATCTTATGACTATTCGTGAACACGAGACGCAGGGACAATACCCAGATGGCACCAGCGGCAATATTCCCGACGAAAATGCACATGGTGGTAATCCTAACGGCAGTGGCAATCCCACTGAAAATGAAGATGACCATCTCGATGACAACTCTAGTGAAAGTGTCACTGAAGATTCCAATAGTCATCTCATTCCTGAGAATGAGAATAATGAGCAAGATAACATTTTTGATACCTGGCAGAAGATTTCACTCTCATCTTTCTACATGTTGAATGAGGGGGTTTGA